In one window of Helianthus annuus cultivar XRQ/B chromosome 17, HanXRQr2.0-SUNRISE, whole genome shotgun sequence DNA:
- the LOC110925369 gene encoding leucine-rich repeat extensin-like protein 5, whose protein sequence is MNQMQEPQGPNPLGPVDHYPEMQDMEMDEDPDPKMPPSGTPTHPIEISSGSSFHGSPYKGPDIFAERWATYKWEYTPPHHNSPPHQQVPSEDPHFQAVTPPPPPQPEQQLPPEPPRRRRTGARMSVRGGFHFSTPQHSSNSNYPPLYKYPQMGRPSNPVSEVDSAPVEPAPQMGYDNPIPSYPGAAGYNPFEQPAYSGYNYNNAPTINPYLEAANYNALYPRPFPATYPTGYPAYGYQYPPPPQPQQQQQPQPPQIQPP, encoded by the coding sequence ATGAACCAGATGCAAGAACCACAGGGTCCAAACCCTTTGGGACCAGTTGACCACTATCCTGAAATGCAGGACATGGAGATGGACGAAGATCCCGATCCGAAAATGCCACCATCTGGGACACCCAcgcatcccattgagatatccaGTGGATCATCCTTCCATGGTTCGCCTTACAAGGGCCCTGACATTTTTGCTGAAAGATGGGCCACATATAAGTGGGAGTACACTCCCCCTCACCACAACTCACCACCACACCAACAGGTCCCTTCTGAGGATCCGCATTTTCAGGCGGtcacgccaccgccaccaccacagcCAGAACAACAACTGCCTCCAGAACCACCGAGGCGAAGAAGAACAggtgcacggatgtccgtgcgtgggggtttccacttcagcaccccccAACACTCAAGCAATAGCAACTACCCGCCGTTGTACAAATACCCGCAAATGGGTAGGCCTTCAAACCCAGTTTCTGAAGTTGACTCTGCACCAGTCGAACCAGCACCACAAATGGGTTATGATAACCCAATTCCTTCATACCCAGGTGCAGCTGGGTATAACCCTTTTGAACAGCCAGCTTATTCTGGTTATAATTACAACAATGCCCCTACCATTAACCCATACCTCGAGGCAGCCAACTACAATGCTCTCTACCCTAGACCCTTTCCAGCTACGTACCCAACTGGGTACCCCGCATATGGGTATCAATacccaccacctcctcaacctcagcagcagcagcagccgcagCCGCCACAGATTCAACCACCGTAG